One part of the Anaeromyxobacter sp. Fw109-5 genome encodes these proteins:
- a CDS encoding SDR family NAD(P)-dependent oxidoreductase, with translation MSERSGDERAGLSGEEVAIALRVLARVAADRTVLAGVDAETRTTLQKLAGEVARPDLKQRKKLQRALLRDERVQRRARDEALRKETGIQQLREAPVFSTPLPELPRPGADASGWWPRLGDGRAAPPPPDGAAAGAEPADGPVLSEPRKCYVCKAPYDRLHRFYDQLCRACGDENYARRAAAVDLRGRVALVTGARVKIGYQAAILLLRAGCTVVACTRFPRDAAARYAREPDFDAWKDRLRIHGIDLRHTPSVELLAQRLAATLPRLDFQIHNACQTVRRPPGFYAHLLEREEAPLSALPEGERALVREHEELKAALADHRTAAGVTRAALLSQATSEADLLLPGRSALELFPRGVLDADLQQVDLRAHNSWRLALHEVPTLELLEVLLVNATAPFVMTARLKPLMLRDPTPPPGTGTSGDPAKHVVLVSAMEGQFYREHKTDKHPHTNMAKAALNMIVRTSASDYARDGIHLNAVDTGWVTDEDPAHLAARKAEEHAFSPPLDVVDGAARIVAPIFEGFRSGRHPAGLFFKDYRPTPW, from the coding sequence ATGTCGGAGCGGAGCGGAGACGAGCGGGCGGGCCTGAGCGGCGAGGAGGTGGCGATCGCGCTCCGCGTGCTCGCCCGCGTCGCGGCGGACCGGACGGTGCTCGCGGGCGTGGACGCAGAGACCCGGACGACGCTCCAGAAGCTCGCCGGCGAGGTGGCCCGGCCCGATCTCAAGCAGCGCAAGAAGCTCCAGCGGGCCCTCCTCCGCGACGAGCGCGTGCAGCGCAGGGCGCGCGACGAGGCCCTTCGCAAGGAGACGGGCATCCAGCAGCTCCGCGAGGCGCCGGTGTTCTCGACCCCGCTGCCCGAGCTGCCCCGCCCCGGGGCAGATGCGTCCGGCTGGTGGCCGCGGCTCGGCGACGGCAGGGCCGCGCCGCCCCCGCCCGACGGCGCCGCGGCCGGAGCGGAGCCCGCGGACGGGCCGGTCCTCTCCGAGCCTCGCAAGTGCTACGTCTGCAAGGCGCCGTACGACCGGCTCCACCGCTTCTACGATCAGCTGTGCCGCGCCTGCGGCGACGAGAACTACGCACGCCGAGCGGCGGCCGTGGACCTCCGCGGGCGCGTCGCCCTGGTCACCGGCGCGCGGGTGAAGATCGGCTACCAGGCCGCGATCCTGCTGCTGAGGGCGGGGTGCACCGTCGTCGCCTGCACGCGCTTCCCGCGCGACGCGGCCGCGCGCTACGCCCGCGAGCCCGACTTCGACGCGTGGAAGGATCGCCTCCGGATCCACGGCATCGACCTGCGCCACACCCCCAGCGTCGAGCTGCTCGCGCAGCGGCTGGCGGCGACGCTCCCGAGGCTCGACTTCCAGATCCACAACGCCTGCCAGACCGTGCGGCGGCCCCCGGGGTTCTACGCCCACCTGCTCGAGCGGGAGGAGGCCCCGCTCTCCGCGCTGCCCGAGGGGGAGCGCGCGCTCGTGCGCGAGCACGAGGAGCTCAAGGCGGCGCTGGCCGACCACCGGACCGCGGCGGGCGTCACGCGCGCGGCGCTCCTCTCCCAGGCGACGAGCGAGGCGGACCTGCTCCTCCCCGGCAGGAGCGCGCTGGAGCTGTTCCCGCGCGGCGTGCTCGACGCGGACCTCCAGCAGGTGGATCTCCGCGCGCACAACTCGTGGCGGCTCGCGCTGCACGAGGTGCCGACGCTGGAGCTGCTCGAGGTGCTCCTCGTGAACGCGACCGCGCCGTTCGTCATGACGGCGCGCCTCAAGCCCCTCATGCTCCGCGATCCCACCCCCCCGCCCGGCACCGGCACGAGCGGCGACCCCGCGAAGCACGTCGTGCTGGTCTCCGCCATGGAGGGGCAGTTCTACCGGGAGCACAAGACCGACAAGCACCCGCACACGAACATGGCGAAGGCGGCCCTGAACATGATCGTGCGGACGAGCGCGAGCGACTACGCGCGCGACGGGATCCACCTCAACGCGGTGGACACGGGCTGGGTCACGGACGAGGACCCGGCCCACCTCGCCGCGCGGAAGGCCGAGGAGCACGCCTTCTCGCCGCCGCTCGACGTGGTGGACGGCGCGGCGCGGATCGTCGCGCCGATCTTCGAAGGGTTCCGCTCCGGCCGCCACCCGGCGGGCCTGTTCTTCAAGGACTACCGCCCGACGCCCTGGTGA
- a CDS encoding NnrS family protein, which produces MASAPHLAAPAWRREPYRALFSLGAGLAIAAVLPFVSRGTGGGALGLFHPLAQIHGFLSCFLIGILFTFVPRRTGTPAPGPWEMGAALALPTACVASAWVGRAALAHGLWLVLTAVVLRFTIRRTGAAARPPFPAAFVWVPLSILAGAGGALLSAVAPLVAASSAPAAWNLGRALLAQGFVTGLVLGVGGSLLPGLTRGGDGASERAPEPGRARRAPVLHGIAALAFFASFPIEALLDARLGMSLRAIAATGALALAAGLRRAPPLPGFPRRLVWLAAWLVPLGYWLAALAPSLRTAALHVVFVGGFTLLTLAIAAHVVLSRGGRAPPLQESPWRAATVATLLALAFGARLLAALDRARIPFWLGVAGMAFVAAFFAWAALVRPAHQGVGR; this is translated from the coding sequence ATGGCCAGCGCGCCCCACCTCGCAGCCCCCGCCTGGCGCCGCGAGCCGTACCGGGCGTTGTTCTCGCTGGGCGCGGGGCTGGCGATCGCGGCCGTCCTGCCGTTCGTCTCCCGCGGGACGGGTGGAGGCGCGCTCGGGCTGTTCCACCCGCTCGCGCAGATCCACGGGTTCCTGAGCTGCTTCCTGATCGGCATCCTCTTCACCTTCGTCCCGCGCCGGACGGGCACGCCCGCCCCCGGCCCCTGGGAGATGGGCGCCGCGCTGGCGCTCCCGACCGCGTGCGTGGCGAGCGCCTGGGTGGGCCGGGCCGCGCTCGCCCACGGGCTCTGGCTCGTGCTCACCGCGGTCGTGCTCCGCTTCACGATCCGTCGCACCGGCGCGGCCGCGCGGCCGCCCTTCCCCGCGGCGTTCGTATGGGTGCCCCTGTCCATCCTCGCCGGCGCAGGGGGCGCGCTGCTCTCCGCGGTGGCGCCGCTCGTCGCGGCGTCCAGCGCCCCGGCGGCCTGGAATCTCGGGAGGGCCCTCCTCGCGCAGGGCTTCGTGACGGGGCTGGTGCTCGGGGTGGGAGGGAGCCTGCTCCCCGGGCTCACGCGCGGCGGGGACGGCGCGAGCGAGCGCGCCCCGGAGCCGGGCCGTGCTCGCCGGGCGCCCGTGCTCCACGGGATCGCGGCGCTGGCGTTCTTCGCGTCCTTCCCGATCGAGGCCCTGCTCGACGCGAGGCTCGGGATGTCGCTGCGCGCGATCGCCGCCACCGGCGCGCTCGCCCTCGCGGCGGGGCTCCGCCGCGCGCCGCCGCTCCCCGGGTTCCCGCGGCGGCTGGTCTGGCTCGCCGCCTGGCTGGTGCCGCTGGGCTACTGGCTCGCCGCGCTCGCCCCGAGCCTGCGCACCGCCGCGCTCCACGTCGTGTTCGTCGGAGGGTTCACGCTCCTCACGCTGGCGATCGCCGCGCACGTGGTCCTCTCCCGCGGCGGCCGCGCGCCGCCACTCCAGGAGAGCCCCTGGAGGGCGGCCACGGTCGCCACCCTCCTCGCGCTCGCGTTCGGCGCGCGCCTGCTCGCCGCGCTCGATCGCGCACGCATCCCCTTCTGGCTCGGCGTCGCGGGGATGGCGTTCGTCGCCGCGTTCTTCGCGTGGGCGGCGCTCGTCCGCCCCGCTCACCAGGGCGTCGGGCGGTAG
- the pabB gene encoding aminodeoxychorismate synthase component I, whose protein sequence is MRRAVLDLAPLGRLEFGEPTRVVATDDPARVRAALAEVEGEARRGRWAAGYVAYEAATGLEPALAVRGRSGPLLWFGIHDAPANPSAPAAGAIAGARVGALAPEVTRAEHVAGVETVRAALGRGDAYQVNLTFRMRGSFDGDPFALHERLRGAQGGGYTGCLVVDGRAVVSASPELFFLRRGDAILVRPMKGTARRGRTLAEDERAAKTLAASPKERAENVMIVDLLRNDLGRVARTGSVRVAELFTVERYRTVLQLTSTVEARLAPAVGLAELFAALFPCGSVTGAPKIAATRIIAALERSPRGPYCGALGVVAPGGDAVFNVAIRTLDLDLERGLATYGVGGGITWGSDPGREWDEAMAKAEVLAEPAEDLELLETLRLERGVYARLDRHLARLEASARYFGIPVDLAAVRAALDAEARSAPAEGARVRLLVGADGRPRTESAALPAASAEPLPVALARAPVDRADRLLFHKTTRRAVYDARRAERPDVFDVLLSNREGELTELTIGNLVVELGGERLTPALDSGLLAGTLRAELLERGEVREAVLRVADLERAARLWLVNSLRGWVPLRLVR, encoded by the coding sequence TTGCGCCGCGCCGTCCTCGACCTCGCTCCGCTGGGCCGCCTCGAGTTCGGGGAGCCCACCCGCGTCGTGGCGACCGACGACCCCGCCCGCGTCCGGGCCGCCCTCGCGGAGGTCGAAGGCGAGGCGCGCCGCGGTCGATGGGCGGCTGGGTACGTGGCCTACGAGGCTGCGACCGGGCTCGAGCCCGCGCTCGCCGTCCGCGGCCGCTCGGGACCGCTCTTGTGGTTCGGCATCCACGACGCGCCGGCGAACCCATCGGCGCCGGCCGCGGGGGCGATCGCGGGAGCGCGCGTCGGGGCGCTCGCGCCGGAGGTCACGCGCGCAGAGCACGTCGCCGGAGTGGAGACGGTGCGCGCCGCGCTGGGACGCGGGGACGCCTACCAGGTGAACCTGACCTTCCGCATGCGCGGGAGCTTCGACGGCGATCCCTTCGCGCTGCACGAGCGGCTCCGCGGCGCGCAGGGCGGCGGGTACACCGGCTGCCTCGTCGTGGACGGGCGCGCGGTGGTGTCCGCGTCGCCCGAGCTGTTCTTCCTCCGGCGCGGAGACGCGATCCTCGTCCGGCCGATGAAGGGGACCGCCCGGCGCGGCCGGACCCTCGCCGAGGACGAGCGTGCGGCGAAGACGCTGGCGGCCTCGCCGAAGGAGCGCGCCGAGAACGTCATGATCGTCGACCTGCTCCGCAACGACCTCGGCCGCGTCGCGCGAACCGGCTCGGTGCGGGTGGCCGAGCTGTTCACGGTCGAGCGCTACCGGACGGTGCTGCAGCTCACCTCGACCGTCGAGGCGCGCCTCGCTCCCGCGGTCGGCCTCGCCGAGCTCTTCGCGGCCCTGTTCCCGTGCGGCTCGGTCACGGGGGCGCCGAAGATCGCGGCGACGCGGATCATCGCGGCGCTGGAGCGGAGCCCGCGCGGCCCGTACTGCGGCGCCCTCGGCGTCGTGGCGCCGGGCGGCGACGCGGTGTTCAACGTGGCGATCCGCACGCTCGACCTCGACCTCGAGCGCGGCCTGGCGACCTACGGCGTCGGCGGCGGCATCACCTGGGGCTCGGATCCCGGGCGCGAGTGGGACGAGGCGATGGCGAAGGCCGAGGTGCTCGCCGAGCCGGCGGAGGACCTCGAGCTGCTCGAGACCCTCCGCCTGGAGCGGGGCGTCTACGCGCGGCTCGACCGGCACCTGGCCCGGCTCGAGGCGTCGGCGCGCTACTTCGGGATCCCCGTGGACCTCGCGGCGGTGCGAGCGGCCCTCGACGCGGAGGCGCGGAGCGCGCCCGCCGAAGGGGCGCGCGTCCGGCTCCTCGTCGGGGCCGACGGACGGCCGCGGACGGAGTCGGCGGCGCTCCCGGCGGCGTCGGCGGAGCCGCTGCCGGTGGCGCTCGCGCGGGCCCCCGTCGATCGCGCGGATCGGCTCCTCTTCCACAAGACCACGCGCCGCGCGGTGTACGACGCCCGGCGCGCCGAGCGGCCCGACGTCTTCGACGTGCTGCTCTCGAACCGCGAGGGCGAGCTGACCGAGCTCACCATCGGCAACCTCGTCGTCGAGCTCGGCGGCGAGCGGCTCACCCCGGCCCTCGACTCGGGCCTGCTCGCCGGGACCCTGCGCGCGGAGCTGCTCGAGCGGGGAGAGGTTCGCGAGGCCGTGCTGCGCGTCGCCGACCTCGAGCGCGCCGCGCGGCTGTGGCTCGTGAACTCGCTGCGGGGGTGGGTGCCGCTCCGGCTGGTCCGGTGA
- a CDS encoding DUF309 domain-containing protein has protein sequence MPPGKDSHPEETRAALAEGARLFDAGRFFDAHEVWEDAWRAETGAARLALQGLIQIAAGFHKGLVQGRPSGMVRLLDTGLRRLEASGGIEGLRLAAFLAGVVAWREGARRWAEGGERPRFPAPRLG, from the coding sequence GTGCCGCCTGGGAAGGACTCCCACCCCGAGGAGACCCGCGCCGCGCTCGCCGAGGGGGCGCGCCTCTTCGACGCCGGCCGCTTCTTCGACGCGCACGAGGTGTGGGAGGACGCCTGGCGCGCGGAGACCGGCGCGGCGCGGCTCGCGCTCCAGGGGCTCATCCAGATCGCCGCCGGCTTTCACAAGGGGCTCGTGCAGGGCCGACCCTCCGGCATGGTGCGGCTCCTCGACACCGGGCTCCGGCGGCTCGAGGCGAGCGGCGGGATCGAAGGGCTACGACTGGCGGCCTTCCTGGCCGGGGTCGTCGCCTGGCGCGAAGGCGCGAGGCGATGGGCGGAGGGGGGCGAGCGGCCGCGGTTCCCGGCTCCCAGGCTCGGGTGA
- a CDS encoding ABC-F family ATP-binding cassette domain-containing protein: MIRFDGISMQHGRQLLFVEASAVLHRGEKVGLVGPNGAGKSTLFRLVTREEEPDEGNVSIDRGVTVGHFSQDVGEMSGRSAVEETMDGAGPVSQVAAELHALEHALADPARGDELEALVERFGNVQARFDELGGYALEARAREILGGLGFTTEMMDGDVGALSGGWKMRVALARILLMRPDAMLLDEPSNHLDLESIIWLEEFLQAYDGAILMTSHDREFMNRVVSKIVEIDGGELTTYSGDYDFYERERAIADAHQQAQFDRQQAMLKKELAFIERFKARASHAAQVQSRVKKLDKIEKVEPPRVRKTVDFEFRAAQRSGEDVAKLTGVVKRYGARAVHDGLDFLVRRGERWCVLGANGAGKSTLLKMVAGETAPDAGSVAVGGSVKMGYFAQHAMELLDAGRTVWDTLQDAFPRASVGSLRTLAGCFGFSGDEIEKRCKVLSGGEKARLVLAKLLYDPPNFLVLDEPTNHLDVTTKEMLVRALAGYEGTMLLVSHDRRFLSALTNRVLELTPEGPIPYGGGYAEYVARTGREGPGLRHLGAAR, encoded by the coding sequence GTGATCCGCTTCGACGGCATCTCCATGCAGCACGGCCGCCAGCTCCTCTTCGTCGAGGCGTCGGCCGTCCTCCACCGCGGCGAGAAGGTGGGCCTCGTCGGCCCGAACGGCGCCGGCAAGTCCACCCTGTTCCGGCTCGTCACCCGCGAGGAGGAGCCGGACGAGGGGAACGTCTCCATCGACCGCGGCGTCACCGTGGGCCACTTCTCGCAGGACGTCGGGGAGATGTCCGGCCGCAGCGCGGTCGAGGAGACCATGGACGGCGCCGGGCCGGTGTCGCAGGTCGCGGCGGAGCTGCACGCGCTCGAGCACGCCCTCGCCGACCCGGCGCGCGGCGACGAGCTGGAGGCCCTGGTCGAGCGCTTCGGCAACGTGCAGGCGCGCTTCGACGAGCTCGGGGGCTACGCGCTCGAGGCGAGGGCTCGCGAGATCCTGGGCGGGCTGGGCTTCACGACGGAGATGATGGACGGCGACGTCGGGGCGCTCTCCGGGGGCTGGAAGATGCGGGTCGCGCTCGCGCGCATCCTCCTCATGCGCCCCGACGCGATGCTGCTCGACGAGCCCTCGAACCACCTCGATCTCGAGTCGATCATCTGGCTCGAGGAGTTCCTCCAGGCCTACGACGGCGCGATCCTCATGACCTCGCACGACCGCGAGTTCATGAACCGGGTCGTGTCCAAGATCGTGGAGATCGACGGCGGCGAGCTCACCACGTACTCGGGCGACTACGACTTCTACGAGCGCGAGCGCGCCATCGCCGACGCGCACCAGCAGGCGCAGTTCGACCGCCAGCAGGCGATGCTCAAGAAGGAGCTCGCCTTCATCGAGCGGTTCAAGGCGCGCGCCTCGCACGCCGCGCAGGTGCAGTCGCGCGTCAAGAAGCTCGACAAGATCGAGAAGGTGGAGCCGCCCCGGGTCCGCAAGACCGTGGACTTCGAGTTCCGCGCCGCGCAGCGCTCCGGCGAGGACGTGGCGAAGCTCACCGGCGTGGTGAAGCGCTACGGGGCGCGCGCGGTGCACGACGGGCTCGACTTCCTCGTGCGGCGCGGCGAGCGCTGGTGCGTGCTCGGCGCGAACGGCGCCGGCAAGTCGACCCTGCTCAAGATGGTGGCGGGCGAGACCGCGCCCGACGCGGGGAGCGTCGCGGTCGGCGGGAGCGTGAAGATGGGCTACTTCGCCCAGCACGCGATGGAGCTGCTCGACGCCGGCCGGACCGTCTGGGACACGCTCCAGGACGCCTTCCCGCGCGCGTCGGTCGGCTCGCTGCGCACGCTCGCCGGCTGCTTCGGCTTCTCCGGCGACGAGATCGAGAAGCGCTGCAAGGTGCTCTCGGGCGGCGAGAAGGCGCGCCTGGTGCTCGCGAAGCTGCTCTACGACCCGCCGAACTTCCTGGTCCTCGACGAGCCCACGAACCACCTCGACGTCACGACGAAGGAGATGCTGGTGCGTGCGCTCGCGGGCTACGAGGGCACGATGCTGCTGGTCTCGCACGACCGGCGCTTCCTCTCCGCGCTCACGAACCGGGTGCTCGAGCTCACGCCCGAGGGGCCGATCCCCTACGGCGGAGGATACGCCGAGTACGTCGCTCGCACCGGCCGCGAGGGGCCGGGGCTCAGGCACCTGGGCGCGGCGCGGTAG
- a CDS encoding HNH endonuclease — protein MPAIAPSALDSTLLAQRLRELAGQERDVQVEFLLHLEVFDRRRAYVDAGYPSLWAYCLEVLHLREGAAGRRIQAMRVLRRFPSLEDALRDGRLCISTVQLLGQVLTEENLPDLVARAAYRTKAEVDHLVASLQARTAPRAGLRKLPDRAAAASAPALPLAAVDDGPAEPQEAIPAPAAAGGSLPPTVSALPDVPRPKTRAETRAVSESGWSLRVTIDASCKEDLETLTALLSHKIPDGDLAAVLREAIRCAVETHGKRKGAIAPERQRKADRETRPSAESAAPTSTIPAAVRREVWKRDGGRCAWVAPDGRRCDSRWQLELDHIQPLALGGLSTLENLRVACRSHNLLHAEQTYGREHMDRFRRGNLAERTGHAGTAPAAIQQGLWAT, from the coding sequence ATGCCCGCGATCGCCCCTTCCGCCCTCGACTCGACCCTCCTCGCCCAGCGCCTGCGCGAGCTCGCCGGCCAGGAGCGCGACGTCCAGGTCGAGTTCCTCCTCCACCTCGAGGTGTTCGATCGCCGCCGCGCGTACGTGGACGCCGGGTACCCCTCGCTCTGGGCGTATTGCCTGGAGGTGCTCCACCTGCGCGAGGGCGCTGCCGGGCGACGCATCCAGGCGATGCGGGTGCTGCGCCGGTTCCCCAGCCTCGAGGACGCCCTGCGAGATGGCCGCCTTTGCATCTCCACCGTCCAGCTGCTCGGCCAGGTGCTGACCGAGGAGAACCTGCCCGACCTCGTCGCCCGGGCCGCCTACCGCACCAAGGCCGAGGTGGATCACCTCGTCGCCTCGCTCCAGGCGCGCACCGCTCCGCGGGCGGGCCTGCGCAAGCTGCCCGACCGCGCTGCAGCCGCGAGCGCGCCGGCGCTGCCGCTGGCGGCAGTGGATGACGGACCTGCCGAGCCGCAGGAGGCGATCCCCGCGCCGGCGGCGGCTGGTGGGTCGCTGCCGCCCACGGTCTCCGCGCTGCCCGACGTTCCCCGCCCGAAGACGCGGGCGGAGACCCGCGCCGTGAGCGAGAGCGGCTGGTCGCTGCGGGTCACCATCGACGCGTCCTGCAAGGAGGACCTCGAGACGCTCACCGCGCTGCTCTCGCACAAGATCCCGGACGGCGATCTCGCGGCGGTGCTCCGCGAGGCCATCCGCTGCGCCGTCGAGACGCACGGCAAGCGCAAGGGCGCGATCGCGCCGGAGCGGCAGCGGAAGGCCGACCGGGAGACACGTCCCTCCGCCGAGTCCGCCGCGCCCACGAGCACGATCCCGGCGGCAGTGCGGCGCGAGGTCTGGAAGCGCGACGGTGGACGCTGCGCCTGGGTCGCTCCGGACGGGCGGCGCTGCGACAGCCGCTGGCAGCTGGAGCTCGACCACATCCAGCCGCTCGCCCTGGGGGGTCTCTCGACGCTCGAGAATCTCCGGGTCGCCTGCAGGTCGCACAACCTGTTGCACGCCGAACAGACCTACGGGCGCGAGCACATGGACCGCTTCCGGCGCGGAAACCTCGCCGAGCGGACGGGGCATGCCGGCACCGCGCCAGCTGCCATTCAGCAGGGCTTGTGGGCAACGTGA
- a CDS encoding HipA family kinase, whose amino-acid sequence MRTVTATRYVTPLREGGSLPAIVEGDDDGLYVAKFRGAGQGPKALVAEVIAGELARAAGLPVPELVRLEIGAELGRNEPDEEIRDLLKASVGVNVGLDYLPGSASFDPVAGPAPSAAEASEIVFFDALVTNVDRTARNSNLLCWHRRLWLIDHGASLYFHHAWPEAPDPALTPFRAVKDHVLLAWAAELPAAAARLAPRLANGAIARAVGEVPDAWLEGEPRFATVAEHRAAYVGHLERRLAVAELFTEEADRARALLV is encoded by the coding sequence ATGAGGACGGTCACCGCCACCCGCTACGTCACGCCGCTCCGGGAGGGCGGGTCGCTCCCCGCCATCGTGGAGGGAGACGACGACGGGCTCTACGTCGCGAAGTTTCGCGGGGCAGGGCAGGGGCCGAAGGCGCTCGTCGCGGAGGTGATCGCGGGCGAGCTCGCCCGGGCGGCGGGGCTGCCCGTCCCGGAGCTCGTCCGGCTCGAGATCGGCGCGGAGCTCGGGCGGAACGAGCCGGACGAGGAGATCCGCGACCTCCTCAAGGCGAGCGTCGGCGTGAACGTCGGCCTCGACTACCTGCCCGGGAGCGCCAGCTTCGATCCGGTGGCCGGCCCGGCGCCCTCGGCGGCGGAGGCGTCGGAGATCGTCTTCTTCGACGCGCTCGTGACGAACGTCGACCGGACGGCGCGGAACTCGAACCTCCTCTGCTGGCACCGGCGGCTGTGGCTCATCGACCACGGCGCGTCCCTCTACTTCCACCATGCCTGGCCGGAGGCGCCCGATCCTGCGCTGACGCCGTTCCGGGCCGTGAAGGACCACGTGCTCCTGGCGTGGGCCGCGGAGCTCCCCGCCGCGGCCGCGCGCCTCGCTCCCAGGCTCGCGAACGGCGCCATCGCGCGCGCGGTCGGGGAGGTGCCGGACGCCTGGCTCGAGGGCGAGCCCCGCTTCGCGACGGTGGCGGAGCACCGCGCCGCGTACGTGGGACACCTGGAGCGGCGGCTCGCCGTGGCGGAGCTCTTCACGGAGGAGGCGGACCGTGCCCGCGCGCTGCTCGTTTGA
- a CDS encoding DUF3037 domain-containing protein, with protein MPARCSFDYAIVRVVPRVEREEFVNAGVILFCLAQDFLAARVELDRERVRALFPGVDLPLVEEHLAALSRVAAGGEGSGPIGGLSLRERFHWLVAPRSTVIQVGPVHSGVCEVPAQALEKLLDRMVRTAPDPRR; from the coding sequence GTGCCCGCGCGCTGCTCGTTTGACTACGCGATCGTCCGCGTCGTCCCGCGCGTCGAGCGGGAGGAGTTCGTGAACGCGGGCGTGATCCTGTTCTGCCTCGCGCAGGACTTCCTCGCCGCGCGCGTCGAGCTCGATCGGGAGCGCGTCCGCGCGCTCTTCCCGGGGGTGGATCTGCCGCTCGTCGAGGAGCACCTCGCCGCGCTCTCGCGCGTCGCCGCGGGCGGGGAGGGGAGCGGGCCCATCGGCGGGCTGTCACTCCGCGAGCGCTTCCACTGGCTCGTCGCGCCGCGGAGCACGGTCATCCAGGTCGGACCGGTGCACTCCGGCGTGTGCGAGGTCCCGGCCCAGGCGCTCGAGAAGCTCCTCGATCGCATGGTGCGGACGGCGCCGGATCCCCGGCGATGA
- a CDS encoding MFS transporter produces the protein MTRAPAARRDVPVLFLSRSLRLFAYGLVSVVLALHLSAAGFGERAIGALFTLTLLGDTALSFWITTRADRWGRRRMLVLGAVLMALAGGIFAATTSFALLLLAATVGVVSPSGNEVGPFLAVEQAALAQELPPARRTSAFAWYQLAGAGATALGALAGGALAGGLQARGVAPLASYRAVMAAYGVAGLALAAVFTRLTPAVEARPATRGAAAPARLGLHRSRGTVLRLSALFSLDAFAGGFVVQSFVAWWFHARFGVGPAKLGAIFFGANLLAGVSALSAAWIARRIGLVNTMVATHLPSNVLLVMVPLMPTLPLAIGVLLLRFSISQMDVPTRQSYTMAVVAPDERSAAAGVTGIARTIGAALAPLAAGPLYASAALASVPFFVSGGLKILYDLVLWRSFRRVVPDEERA, from the coding sequence ATGACGCGCGCCCCGGCGGCTCGGCGCGACGTCCCGGTCCTCTTCCTCTCGCGCTCCCTCCGGCTCTTCGCGTACGGGCTCGTGTCGGTCGTGCTCGCGCTCCACCTCTCCGCGGCGGGCTTCGGCGAACGGGCGATCGGGGCGCTCTTCACGCTGACGCTGCTCGGCGACACGGCGCTCTCGTTCTGGATCACCACCCGCGCGGATCGCTGGGGCCGGCGGCGCATGCTGGTCCTCGGCGCCGTGCTCATGGCGCTCGCGGGCGGGATCTTCGCGGCCACGACGTCGTTCGCGCTCCTCCTCCTGGCGGCCACGGTCGGCGTGGTGAGCCCGTCCGGCAACGAGGTCGGGCCGTTCCTCGCGGTCGAGCAGGCGGCGCTCGCGCAGGAGCTGCCCCCGGCGCGGCGGACCTCCGCCTTCGCCTGGTACCAGCTCGCCGGGGCCGGGGCGACCGCGCTCGGCGCGCTCGCCGGGGGAGCCCTGGCCGGCGGGCTGCAGGCGCGGGGCGTCGCGCCGCTCGCGAGCTACCGCGCCGTGATGGCGGCGTACGGGGTCGCGGGGCTCGCCCTCGCGGCGGTGTTCACCCGCCTCACGCCCGCGGTCGAGGCGCGGCCGGCGACCCGAGGCGCGGCCGCCCCCGCGCGGCTCGGGCTGCACCGCTCGCGCGGGACGGTCCTCCGCCTCTCCGCGCTCTTCTCGCTGGACGCCTTCGCCGGCGGCTTCGTGGTGCAGAGCTTCGTCGCCTGGTGGTTCCACGCCCGCTTCGGCGTGGGCCCGGCGAAGCTCGGCGCGATCTTCTTCGGCGCGAACCTGCTCGCCGGCGTCTCGGCGCTCTCCGCCGCCTGGATCGCGCGCCGCATCGGGCTCGTGAACACCATGGTCGCGACGCACCTGCCGTCGAACGTGCTCCTCGTCATGGTGCCGCTGATGCCGACCTTGCCGCTCGCGATCGGCGTGCTGCTGCTACGGTTCTCGATCTCGCAGATGGACGTCCCCACGCGCCAGTCGTACACGATGGCGGTGGTCGCGCCCGACGAGCGCTCCGCGGCGGCGGGCGTGACCGGCATCGCGCGCACCATCGGCGCCGCCCTCGCCCCGCTCGCGGCCGGCCCGCTCTACGCGAGCGCGGCGCTCGCGTCCGTCCCGTTCTTCGTCTCGGGCGGGCTGAAGATCCTCTACGACCTCGTGCTGTGGCGGAGCTTCCGCAGGGTGGTGCCGGACGAGGAGCGGGCCTAG